A part of Actinoallomurus bryophytorum genomic DNA contains:
- a CDS encoding carbohydrate kinase family protein, which yields MLLIVGEAIVAYQRDLGADGADTGQPYTGPWASGAPAIAAYVAARLGVDTRFVGGVGADDGGQVMRHAFERAGVGLEHLGEYSGLRTATVRITYRGDSNREFDFDVRGTAATAVRGADLGGLPERAGWVHLSGSALAFGDPLASAALAAFDRARRAGARTSLDPNVRLEVLGEDARLALVEAIGRADVLLPSEGEMEALGLEAGRFAEAGATVCTTYGPGGVEVRERGRRTRVDALPVEVVDADGAGDTFAAAFIAASLTGASPVEAAGAGVRVAAHAIGVEGPMTVTPDPRLLDGR from the coding sequence GTGCTGCTCATCGTCGGTGAGGCCATCGTGGCCTACCAGCGTGATCTGGGTGCTGACGGCGCCGACACCGGGCAGCCGTATACCGGCCCCTGGGCCAGCGGCGCTCCCGCCATCGCGGCGTACGTCGCCGCCCGCCTCGGCGTCGACACGCGGTTCGTCGGCGGCGTCGGCGCGGACGATGGCGGGCAGGTGATGAGGCACGCGTTCGAACGCGCCGGCGTGGGGCTGGAGCATCTGGGGGAGTACTCCGGTCTGCGGACGGCCACCGTGCGCATCACCTATCGCGGCGACTCGAACCGCGAGTTCGACTTCGACGTGCGCGGCACGGCCGCGACCGCCGTACGCGGGGCCGACCTGGGCGGGCTGCCGGAGCGTGCCGGGTGGGTGCACCTGTCCGGCTCGGCGCTGGCCTTCGGTGATCCGCTGGCCTCGGCCGCGCTGGCCGCCTTCGACCGTGCCCGGCGGGCGGGGGCACGTACCTCTCTGGACCCGAACGTACGCCTGGAGGTGCTGGGCGAGGACGCGAGGCTGGCACTCGTCGAGGCCATCGGCCGCGCGGACGTCCTGCTGCCGAGCGAGGGGGAGATGGAAGCGCTCGGCCTGGAGGCCGGCCGGTTCGCCGAGGCGGGCGCGACGGTGTGCACGACGTACGGGCCCGGCGGTGTCGAGGTGCGCGAGCGCGGCCGTAGGACGCGAGTGGACGCGCTGCCGGTCGAGGTGGTGGACGCCGACGGCGCGGGTGACACGTTCGCGGCGGCCTTCATCGCCGCCAGCCTCACCGGCGCCTCCCCGGTCGAGGCGGCCGGCGCGGGCGTACGCGTCGCGGCGCACGCGATCGGTGTCGAGGGACCGATGACGGTCACGCCGGACCCGAGGCTGCTGGACGGCCGGTGA